In a genomic window of Mycolicibacter heraklionensis:
- a CDS encoding NADH-quinone oxidoreductase subunit M produces MNNNVPWLSLLWLVPLVGAGLVIVLPARQAALAKWTGLLVSLATLAVAVVVTVEFDTTPVAAPYQFVESHSWIPAFGANYTLGVDGIAVILALLTAGLVPLLMLAGWNDGDTGGAGLRSRGPHAFAALTLTVEAMVLISLVSLDVLLFYVFFEAMLIPMYFMIGGFGHGAKRSQAALKFLLYNLFGGLIMLAAVIGVYVVSSGEGASGTFDFRELVSIFSPATTTVDPGVLKLLFAGFMFAFAVKAPLWPLHRWLPDAAVESTPATAVLMMAVMDKVGTFGMLRYCLQLFPDASTYFRPTIIVLAVIGVVYGAMVAIGQRDMMRLIAYTSISHFGFIILGIFVMTSQGQSGSTLYMLNHGLSTAALFLIAGFLVARRDGARAISDYGGVQKVAPVMAGTFMVAAMATLSLPGLAPFISEFLVLIGTFNRYWVAAAVGSTALVLSSIYMLWLYQRVMTGPVTQGNERIRDLVPRELLVVTPLIALLLFLGFYPKPALDIINPGVEHTLTTIGQTDPAPLTAEGAH; encoded by the coding sequence GTGAACAACAACGTGCCCTGGCTGAGCCTGCTGTGGCTGGTACCGCTGGTCGGTGCCGGACTGGTCATCGTGTTGCCGGCCCGGCAGGCAGCACTGGCGAAGTGGACCGGCCTGCTGGTGAGCCTTGCGACGCTGGCGGTGGCGGTCGTGGTCACCGTCGAGTTCGACACGACCCCGGTGGCCGCGCCCTACCAGTTCGTCGAATCTCACTCCTGGATACCGGCATTCGGGGCGAACTACACGCTCGGGGTGGACGGTATCGCAGTGATCCTGGCGTTGTTGACCGCCGGGCTGGTGCCGTTGCTGATGCTGGCCGGCTGGAACGACGGTGACACCGGCGGCGCCGGCCTCCGCAGCCGCGGCCCGCACGCGTTCGCGGCGCTGACGCTCACCGTCGAGGCGATGGTGCTGATCTCGCTGGTCTCGTTGGACGTGCTGCTGTTCTACGTGTTCTTCGAGGCGATGCTGATCCCGATGTACTTCATGATCGGCGGCTTCGGGCACGGCGCCAAGCGTTCCCAAGCGGCCCTGAAGTTCCTGCTCTACAACCTGTTCGGTGGCCTGATCATGCTGGCCGCGGTGATCGGCGTGTACGTGGTGAGCTCCGGCGAAGGCGCTTCCGGCACCTTCGACTTCCGCGAACTGGTCTCGATCTTCTCCCCGGCCACCACCACCGTGGACCCCGGCGTACTCAAGCTGCTGTTCGCCGGCTTCATGTTCGCCTTCGCGGTCAAGGCCCCGCTGTGGCCGCTGCACCGGTGGCTGCCGGACGCGGCGGTGGAATCCACCCCGGCGACCGCGGTGCTGATGATGGCCGTGATGGACAAGGTGGGGACCTTCGGGATGCTGCGGTACTGCCTGCAGCTGTTCCCCGACGCCTCAACGTATTTCCGCCCGACCATCATCGTGCTGGCGGTCATCGGCGTGGTCTACGGCGCGATGGTGGCGATCGGCCAGCGCGACATGATGCGATTGATCGCCTACACCTCGATCTCGCACTTCGGGTTCATCATTCTGGGCATCTTCGTGATGACCAGTCAGGGGCAGAGCGGCTCGACGCTGTACATGCTCAACCACGGGTTGTCGACGGCGGCCCTGTTCCTGATCGCCGGTTTCCTGGTCGCCCGGCGCGACGGCGCCCGGGCGATATCGGACTACGGCGGCGTGCAGAAGGTGGCGCCGGTGATGGCCGGCACCTTCATGGTCGCCGCGATGGCCACCCTGTCGCTGCCCGGCCTGGCCCCGTTCATCAGTGAGTTCCTGGTGTTGATCGGCACGTTCAACCGGTATTGGGTGGCGGCCGCGGTCGGCTCCACCGCACTGGTGCTGTCGTCGATCTACATGCTGTGGCTCTACCAGCGGGTAATGACCGGCCCGGTCACGCAAGGCAATGAACGCATCCGCGATCTGGTGCCACGGGAGTTGCTGGTCGTCACACCGCTGATCGCGCTGCTGCTGTTCCTCGGCTTCTACCCCAAACCCGCACTGGACATCATCAACCCGGGCGTCGAGCACACCTTGACCACGATCGGTCAAACCGATCCGGCACCGCTGACCGCTGAGGGGGCGCACTGA
- the nuoN gene encoding NADH-quinone oxidoreductase subunit NuoN, with translation MAGMPIPSVEYSLLLPLLIVFGTAVTGVLFEAFISRRARYVMQVLLAVGGLAAAFAAIVAVGRDLPAGGRIAVLGAVAVDRPALVLQGTIVLVGILAVLFISERNVGAGAPEGPGAATAPAASPSHAGLDAFTPQASAVPDSVAELDAARAGVTQTEVFPLTVLAVGGMMVFPAANDLVTMFVALEVLSLPLYLLCGLARYRRLLSQEAALKYFLLGAFSSALFLFGAALLYGATGTLTLPDIGEQLFAHSSDPLALIGAGLLLVGLFFKVGAVPFHSWIPDVYVGAPTPITGFMAAATKVAAFGAMLRILYVALPALHDHWRPLLWLIAVLTMVVATIAAITQTEVKRMLAYSSIAHAGFVLTGVLSAIPAGISATLFYLVAYSFSTVGAFAVVNLIRGSSGEEELDMSQWAGLGRRYPVVGLLFSMFLLAFAGIPLTSGFISKFAVFKAAAEGGAAPLVVVGVIASGVAAYFYVRVIVLMFFTDAPAEPPHLVLPSVWSKAAIALCAAITVLLGVLPQPLLDLVDAATQFAQ, from the coding sequence ATGGCGGGCATGCCAATTCCATCCGTCGAATACAGCCTGCTCCTGCCGCTGCTGATCGTTTTCGGCACCGCAGTGACCGGCGTGCTCTTCGAGGCGTTCATCTCGCGCCGGGCGCGCTACGTGATGCAGGTCCTGCTCGCTGTCGGCGGTTTGGCCGCCGCGTTCGCCGCCATCGTCGCGGTGGGCCGTGACCTGCCGGCCGGTGGTCGCATCGCGGTGCTGGGCGCGGTGGCCGTCGACCGGCCGGCACTGGTGCTGCAGGGCACCATCGTGCTGGTCGGGATCCTGGCCGTGCTGTTCATCTCCGAGCGCAACGTCGGCGCGGGCGCTCCCGAAGGTCCGGGCGCGGCCACCGCCCCCGCCGCCTCCCCCTCGCACGCGGGCCTGGACGCGTTCACTCCGCAGGCATCGGCGGTCCCGGACAGCGTCGCCGAACTCGATGCGGCGCGCGCCGGGGTGACCCAGACCGAGGTGTTCCCGCTGACCGTGCTGGCGGTCGGCGGCATGATGGTGTTCCCCGCCGCCAACGACTTGGTCACCATGTTCGTGGCGCTGGAAGTGCTCTCGCTGCCGCTGTATCTGCTGTGCGGGTTGGCCCGCTACCGCCGTCTGCTCTCGCAGGAAGCGGCGCTGAAGTACTTCCTGCTGGGCGCATTCTCCTCGGCGCTGTTCCTGTTCGGCGCCGCCTTGCTCTACGGCGCCACCGGGACGTTGACGCTGCCGGATATCGGTGAGCAGTTATTCGCCCACAGCAGCGATCCGCTGGCGCTGATCGGCGCCGGGCTGCTGCTGGTGGGCTTGTTCTTCAAGGTCGGCGCGGTGCCGTTCCATTCCTGGATTCCCGACGTCTACGTCGGGGCGCCGACACCGATCACCGGGTTCATGGCGGCCGCCACCAAGGTCGCCGCATTCGGGGCGATGCTGCGGATCCTCTACGTCGCACTGCCGGCGCTGCATGACCACTGGCGCCCGCTGCTGTGGCTGATCGCGGTACTGACCATGGTGGTCGCCACCATCGCAGCGATCACCCAGACCGAGGTCAAGCGGATGCTGGCCTACTCCTCGATCGCCCACGCCGGCTTTGTGCTGACCGGTGTGCTGTCCGCGATCCCGGCGGGTATCTCCGCGACGCTGTTCTATCTGGTCGCCTATAGCTTCTCCACAGTGGGCGCCTTCGCGGTGGTGAACCTGATCCGCGGCTCCAGCGGCGAAGAAGAACTCGACATGTCCCAGTGGGCGGGGTTGGGCCGGCGTTACCCCGTTGTGGGCCTGCTGTTTTCGATGTTCCTGCTGGCGTTCGCCGGTATCCCGCTGACCAGTGGGTTCATCAGCAAGTTCGCGGTGTTCAAGGCCGCCGCCGAGGGTGGTGCCGCACCACTGGTGGTGGTCGGCGTGATCGCCAGCGGTGTCGCCGCCTACTTCTACGTCCGGGTGATCGTGTTGATGTTCTTCACCGACGCCCCCGCCGAACCCCCGCACCTGGTGCTGCCCAGCGTGTGGAGCAAGGCGGCCATCGCGCTGTGCGCCGCGATCACCGTGCTGCTGGGGGTGCTGCCGCAGCCACTGCTCGACCTGGTGGACGCCGCAACACAATTCGCGCAGTAA